TCATTAAACCAGATTCCTTTTCCATTTCTGAGGATGTTGAACTTGAATCAAAACCACGATAATGATTACTTCCCACAAAATTGTTCCTGTAGAGTAAACTTTCGGGGTCTGGTTTCTTTGACATGTTCTCTAACTGTACACGAACGTTATATGTTGACCCGCTAATGGAGATTTCGGAAGTCGTCTTGATGGGTACTTTCTTTTGTCTGTATGATTCCAGTAGTTTATAATCGCCACCGGGTAAATGTAACCAGTAGAAGTTTCTGGATATTATAGTAGAATCTGCTTTGTTATAGAGTTTGAGAAGAAGAAAGTAAACAGCTTTTGGAGTTTTGGATTTCGGATACTTCATCTCCGTTATCGGTAATGTTTTCTTTGATGGCACCGAGAAGTTTTCGGACATTTTGTAGTAAGGACACGTTCCGTCAAGATCCCATACCGACACCTCTATAGACACATCAGCAAGTTCGTTCGATGTAGTGTTGACCACCTACAATAAAGGCAGTGTTGTACAACTCGGAATTACTAGCGAGTATTAGACATATAGTAAGGTTCTAGTAGTTTTGCAACAAGGTGAGTACTAGGTCAATCTTGGTCAACATTGGACAAACTCGGTCAAACTCtgccaaaactcgggattacttggAAATTGGTAATAATTCGGTCAAAACTCGTGATTACTtggaaaatcggtcaaaactcaGCCAAAATCcatcaaacttggtcaaaatcgGTCAAACTCTGCCAAAGctcgggattactcggaaaattGGTAGATTCGGTCAAACCTCGGGATTACATGGAAAATCGGCCAAAACTCGGTCTAAAtcagtcaaagttggtcaacatccgagtactccctaaAAGTCCCGgacgagtactccccgagtagcaATTTTCAACCTTGATTAAAGGAAATAGTAATCTTAACACGTTAATAATAAGTAGTCTTTCTAGCTAAAAAGTAATAAGGTTTCCCTGTTCAGGTGCTGGTACTTAACCCAAGGTCCATAAACGTACTCTCGAAATAACGCGATTAGTAATAAACAAATTACTTACCTCAATGAAATAAGTTGCGAGGTTTAACTGGACATGTACTGGTTCCGCAGCATGTCGACAGCCATAAAATCCAGCCGTTTGGTCATGAAGATGATCGTAAAACTGGCCTCGAAGGCCCGTCCAAGGATTCTGCGTTTTCCATATCAGAACACCGGTATATTTAGTCCACATACGCGATGTCCATCCCTCTAATAACGCTCTATACTGAACATAATTCACTAACTGAGCCTGCAAAACATCATTGACAAACATAAAATGAGAAACAAAAACAAGATACATAAACACATCAAATTCGGCCAGTCGGGTCTACCTTGAGACAAAAATCATCAAGATCCTTCGGTTTACCATAGAGTAGTATCTGATCGTGTACCGAACCTGGTTTCGAGTAAGGAATGTATTTATGGTAAACCCAAATCGGGTTAGCCACTTCCTCTACGTAACCGCTCGGTAACTCGTTAAATAACGGAATCGCCCATCCCTCTTTAGGCATTGTTGCTCTTATAGTAGCAGCAACCGGCATACCGACGTTACCAACCTCGGGATTAAACCCGTACTTATAATAATCGTCTTTAAAAAAGTCCTCGGGATTTTGAATTTCATACGGTCCATCTGTCCACCCACCTTGCGAATCTGCAAATCCTTCCCATAACGACCCCTTTATGTAAACCCGAGTTCCATCAAGATATTGGCTCGGATCCGTTAAAGTCAAAGCTTTTTCTTCGTTTAATCTATCGTTTTCGTTAACTTTGAGGAAAAACGGATGAAGTTTTAGATCGTTAGTTAACGCTTTATTGATGTCATCGGGTGGCGTTTGTTCGTTCACACCCACCCATAAAGCAAGACTAGGATGGTTTCTTAGAAGCTTAACGGTGTCACGTGCGCAATACAAGAACAGGTCGTGGTCTAACGGACCGTTAGGGTTCGATACTGGGTCACCTCTTCCGTCAACGTCTCCGGTAATCCAAAACTCTTGCCAAACCTAAATGAACGAACGATCAGATTATTGAACGTAAAAAGGATTGAAATGCaaataaaggtgatagatttataCCAGTAACCCGTAAATATCGCAGTAGTGATAAAAATCGGGTCTTTCAGCCAACCCACCTCCCCAGCAACGTATCATGTTTAAGTTCATATCAGCATGAAACTTGATGTCTGTTTCGTAACGTTTTTTCGAAAGCCTGAGTAAGCCATCGGATAATATCCAATTTCCTCCGCGAATAAATATAGGCTCTCCGTTGACTTTAAACAGTCTGCAGAAGGAGCTAATAATGAACGAGAAACTGTGTATAACTGCACCCAAGTTAATATTAGACTATATTATACTAGAGGTGGCAATTCACACCCACTTACTTACGAGTAGTTTGACATCAGTTATGCTGCAACTCCGATGGGTTAAACGGAAATGGGTCGAATAGGATTAGTGGGACGGAAGTCACTTGCCTGAATTTTTGTTTTTATTGCATAAATCTCCTAAATTACTTTGTTTTGAGAatcgatttttttaataaaatctaacacattaattattattattattatttttaatttttaataaaagatgGGCACAAGTGTTTGAAGGATAACCCAACCTGACATATTTCTGTCCATACTACGAAATCACCCATTTTGACCCGAACCCATGTTGACTGGTTACTTGAACCACTCGCCCAATTTACCACATCTATCTATATTATACCTTCCACCAGTAGCACTATCAATTTCGCTCTGAATTTTACGAAACCCGAAATGATGGCTCCATGCATCAGACTCTCCATAACCATCAACATCAACTGTAATTTCCACGTTGTACAAGGATTGTTTGCCCATGCCGTTTGGCCACCACAAGTTCGGCTTGTAGAAAAAAAGCTGCATGCAACAAATTAATAACATTTCAAATGGATATCAATTTATCCTCGAACATTTACACAATTAGAATTCACGAAACTCACTTCGGGAAATGTATACTGAACGTGTGATTTTGCAGGGATTGATAACTGCTTTGCCTGAAGATGTTCAATCGAAAATGTATTTCCCTCAAGTTCAGTGGACACTTGAATCTTCATGGAACAATTGACTGCGTTAGAGCTTCGGTTCACTAGCTCTGTAGTAGCATGCAAATAAACCCTTTTGTAATCATCAAAGAACGATGAAACCAAATGAGGGTCAACGATTTTCACAGGCTGCAAATATGGTAAATGGAAACTGTTAGCGTGATTGCTTTTTAAACCATAATGGGAAACCAGTTCCACAACCGATAAGGCAAAAATAAATTAAGCATTTGATGTTTTTTTTTTGTAGTGACTCACCCCAGCAACAGTGATAGACACCTCGTCCCAAATACCAGTATTCCTATCCCTGCAAAAAGAGAGCAAAAAAGAAAGGAAAACATCAGCCTTGTTACGTTTTCTAGTATTCTTGCATCCCTAAACAAAATGAGGTTTTTCTGAATAAACGCGCGGTAGGAATTTTTATTTTGAAATTAAAATTGAAagtaactatttttttttttttttttgaacggcagtaTCGGCATCACCCATCGGCATCACCCAGAGGGGATTTAACCACCTTCACGATCATATGCCACCCAACACACACGTTAGGAGGAACCCAAATCGCAACAACCCTGGCAGTACGGTTGAAGGTTGGGAAAATCCCCGAAAGTTAATTGTTAGGCGATATCAATTAGTTCCCTGCCCTAGGATTCGAACCTGCGCCTACACGAAGAGGACAAACAGGCCGATCCCCCGATTACCACTTAGGCAATGCCTCGGTGGTTGAAAGTAACTATATTTGAGtgtgtaaatttatttatattattttagtaCGGATATGGAATGAATAATACGCTAATTAACTTCGCTAATACATATATATCAGCGATAAGAATAAAGTTTTCGTTTTCTGATGAAATTATTTGTATGTTTTGGTTCTTTCATTTTCTGATGAAAGGGCCTAGTTATAAAGTTTTCGTTTTTTTCgccaaagaaataaataaaaaattatacaTAAATATCAATTTAGAAAAGAGTGTATGTTATTACCTGATGGGTGCCATCCAATCCCACCCTTGAACATATTGCGCGGCAACATCTTTTCCAATCTGGTAATTAAGGACAAACTTGGTAATTAGTATGAACTTAAAACTAGTTACAAACCTAGGATGATGATGTTGTAAAATATGAACAGGGTGTATGATTCATGAAATTCGTCTTGGGATAATTCAAGAGAATATTCAAAGATTGAACAATCAAATCTACGAACCCGAGTCTTTATGTGTGTGTTTTATAAGTTTGCATTGAGCAGATATTCATGTGATAACAAATAAACGGGAGTTAAGCGGATACCTCATGATCACCACCTTGGCCGCCCTGAGGAGGAATGGTACCGGGATGATCAGGTGGATGAACAAGAACCGCAAGCATATTTTGGCCGTTGGAATTGATATAATCCGTAACGTTAATCGAATGTCTGCGGAACATCCCCTTTGGCAGCATAGTTTGATGTCCATTCAAGTATACTTCAGCTGAATAATTAATGGCTCGAAAATTCAGCTCAACATGCTCATCACTTGACTGGAAAACATTCAATCATTGTGATAGTGGTCAAATGTAGTGTTTTCGCTTATTAATGTTCAAAATTGCTTCATTTGAtaattatataatacttttaaAAGAACGAGTGTCGTACCGGTTTACACTCAAATGTTGTGAAAAACCAGAATGTGTAGTATTTTCTTCCTGAATCACCAATGTCCATAATTGCTTTATTCTTCAACCCGTAGAAAGGATCTGGAATACGGTTGTTCTTTAACAGGGTTGCCAAAACTCTGCCAACAGAAAAAAGTCATGAATTGCATGCAATAGAACAAATGAAAAAAATGCAGGTGTTAATACTTGGCAGGGCCGTCTCAGGAAGGCCCTGTGCGAGTTATAAAATGGGCCCTCATAAAAATTAAATTTTTCAACATCCTCATCGTCACGTTTTATCAAATGCCCGAGTTTTCATGTTCGTTTAATATAAATCAGTGATCACACATCCCATTTTTTTATCCCGTTTTATGAAACGGCCGTTTTTAAAAATTTTGGGCCCTGTGCGATTGCTCCACTCGCACACCCTCTGAGACGCCCCTGAGCAGAAATGAATTGCTGGTAGTCTTCTTATTAGAGTTTAAATCAAATCACAGAATAAGTACCAATCATTTATTCATGAACTAACAGCAGAGGCGTAGAGGTAGCAATTTGAACCCATTTACTTATACATGCATTAGTTATGTTTTATCTTTAACGGGCCAATAAGATACAGGTCTAGATAGAAAATCAGTTTAGAAAGTGTAAAGCTAAGACTTTAAACAACATAGTCATAATCATTTGACACACTAACTGATGATTAACAGTTTCAACCCAACCATTTTGACACCTTTGAAAATAATCAACAGATGCAAAAATGAAGtaaaaaatatactccgtaatataataataataattataattataattataattataatgataataatatactccgtaataaatataaaatggtaataataataatataaagaaaaATGCTAACGACGACGGTCCTAAAGGTTATCGTTAAGGTGCATAAAAAACTTGTACAATTCAAAAACCAACACATTAAAGTCAAACGTACAATTTATTTATGCATCTTAAGAAAACAACCCTGCATGTCGTTAGCAAATTCCTAATATAAATTGTATTTTTTCCATATGTAATTTCAACATACcacttgttataataataataataatatagatatggatagtcaattttggtgtatacatatagtcaattttggtacacaaagtatgtatttttatattgagattttaggctataaatactcatgaatgcaagcattaaacttgcaccatttcacacacttacaaagtgtttctttctttctccattagcatctttgttcttacacttcattattagtattctgaatcaagaatcaaatcactaaaggtagttataagcctactgaattataacatcaagaatcaaaccactaaaggtagttataagcctactgaattataacacgttatcagcacgataatcttaatactaaatatggttggctctgccaccaaaatgatatatggtcggttataccaccaaaatgatatatggtcggttataccaccaaaatgatatatggtcagttataccaccagaatgatataggtcggttataccacctgaaaaaatataaggtcgacactgtcgccaaattttcatttatgtttactaatatttatatttttgttatataacatttatttatgattgcttacacatggtcgacactgtcacctacttatcatttatgttatattaaatttatgtttaatgtttatatacttatgaatataaattgactctaatttatcatgatgtttgttttaatttttgataatagaaaatgtcgaatctggaaaagcttaaatttactcctttagaatcaactggaaacaactacatgccatgggttataaaagtaaaaatgcatcttaaatcaatgggcattcttgaaaccataaatgaaaacaacacttgttctgaaaaagaacaagctacggcatgttgctttattcatcaacatattgatgaatgcttacaaaataattatgtgactgtagaagatccccatgttttatgggaaggtctcaaaagcagattcaataatcaaagagaaattttacttccagctgcaatggaacaatggagaacattaaggttccaagactttaagaaagtaaatgaatacagctcagctctgtataatacatgttcacaacttaaattctgtggacatgaaattagtgatgcagacatgatggagaaaactttctccacaatgaatgctgcaaacatcacagtgcaaagaaatttgagaatgctaaagttcaaaacatatcctgaacttaattcatatctcttagttgcagagcaaaatgatgagctattaatgaaaaatcagcaatcccgtcctactggtacacttgcaatccctgaagcaaatactgcaaataattataaacagggacaaggacgcgggcaaggtcgtggttataataaccatcaccatcatcatgccaaaagccataactatggtagaaaccatccttatggtaatggtaatgggcgtggacgtggtcgtggtcgtggccgtggtggtcaaagaaatagtaatccacgaaaatataaatatcaaccacaaaacaagcccattaaacaagatgttgaagaaaattcttctaaaaattctgaagaatcttgctacagatgtggtagaatgggccactgggctaatacttgccgaacatctaaacatcttgttaagatgtatcaggattcgctgaaaggtaaagaaaaggaagtaaattttgtggataatattgatccaacagtcaccgagaaaccatctgatttatatgaagatttcttgaatgtttaagttgtgtgtcttttgaaaaataaacgatttaatatcgtctgtctttgtcattatgtttgctaaatgtttcagtactatctatttgcgtttaaaatattgtgtaatattaatgtactcactatttatttcttatatatgaagttcaatatgaattttgctggaatacaacatcaatcaagtggtggagatctctgtatagcagacagtggaactacacacactatacttaaatccgagaaatattttattgatctaaaaccaacggaaggaactatacatacaatatcaggacctgctaacttgataaaagggataggaaaggcaaatttcatactaccaaatggtacaaaatttttaataaatgatgccttattttctcccaagtcaagcagaaatttattgagtttctccgacatataccttaacgggtatgattatcagtcagtgacaacagaaaatgagaaatatttaagtatcactgacaagagtcatgtggttgaaaaactgccaaaacttagttctggattacattatacacatataaatgtaccagaaatacatatggtagttaacgaaaaatatattgatcctggtgtattcagtttatggcataacagattaggccatccaggatcaacaatgatgaaaaggattattgaatgtactcatggacatccactaaaggatagaaaaatccatcatgatacaatggttccatgtacatcttgctctcttggaaaattgataactagaccctcaccacttaaggttgagaaagaatcaccaatgtttcttgaaagaattcaaggtgatatatgtggaccaattcatccaccatgtggaccatttagatatttcatggttctaatagacgcatctagcagatggtctcatgtttgtctgttatcaagccgtaatgtggcatttgcaaaatttcttgcccaaattattaaattgagagctcattttcctgattacaccattaaaagggtgagacttgataatgctggtgaatttacatctcaagcatttaatgactattgcatgtctataggaattgttgttgaacattctgttgctcatgtgcatacacaaaatggtttagccgagtcattgattaaacgtttacagttaatcgctagaccattgataatgagaacaaaactccctgtatcaatatggggtcatgcaattttacatgctgctgcattgattcgcatcagaccaagtgcaagtcataaatattcccccctacaacttgcttttggtcaagagccaaatatttcccatcttagaacatttggttgtgcagtgtatgttccaattgcgacaccacaacgtacaaaaatgggtcctcaaaggaggttgggaatatatgttggatatgaaacatcttcaatattaaggtatattgaacctatgacaggtgacgtttttacagcacgttttgctgattgtcattttaatgaaacattgttccctagattagggggagaaatgaaaaataaagaaaatgatgtttcatggtgtgaacctcaattaaagtatcttgatcctcgcacaaaagaatgcgagacagaagttcaaaagataatgcatatacaagaacttgcaaatcaattgcctgatgcatttacagatacaaaaacggtgacaaaatcatatataccagcagtaaatactccagctcgaattgaaattccaaaagctggcaataacgtcactcatgaatctttgccacgtcagaaacgtggaagaccaatcggttcaaaggataaaaatcctcgaaaaagaaaatcagctgataatgaagtaaaagaaagtgttcaagaagaaccacaaatcagtactcctactgcagaggagattgatgatgtcaatacagaaattgcaatcaattatgcatattcaaaaatattatggaaccgaaatgaaatgaaaaatcttgatgagaaattttcatttaatgttgcatatgacatcatgaataatgatgatgatccagaaccaacatctatggttgaatgtcaaaatagacatgattgggctcaatggaaagaagcaatactagctgaattagaatcactcaataaaagaaaagttttcggatccatcattctcactcctaaagatgtgaaacctgtaggatacagatggatttttgtccgaaaaagaaatgagaaaaatgaagt
The window above is part of the Rutidosis leptorrhynchoides isolate AG116_Rl617_1_P2 chromosome 1, CSIRO_AGI_Rlap_v1, whole genome shotgun sequence genome. Proteins encoded here:
- the LOC139849021 gene encoding mannosylglycoprotein endo-beta-mannosidase-like, encoding MSTPFFVVGSNGHRNRPSIDTGSAAVSASVDLGSRYSKMVKKVLDEGWLAARSTDIKVTGIKLTTTNPPSPDDSHWMPAAIPGTVLATLLKNNRIPDPFYGLKNKAIMDIGDSGRKYYTFWFFTTFECKPSSDEHVELNFRAINYSAEVYLNGHQTMLPKGMFRRHSINVTDYINSNGQNMLAVLVHPPDHPGTIPPQGGQGGDHEIGKDVAAQYVQGWDWMAPIRDRNTGIWDEVSITVAGPVKIVDPHLVSSFFDDYKRVYLHATTELVNRSSNAVNCSMKIQVSTELEGNTFSIEHLQAKQLSIPAKSHVQYTFPELFFYKPNLWWPNGMGKQSLYNVEITVDVDGYGESDAWSHHFGFRKIQSEIDSATGGRLFKVNGEPIFIRGGNWILSDGLLRLSKKRYETDIKFHADMNLNMIRCWGGGLAERPDFYHYCDIYGLLVWQEFWITGDVDGRGDPVSNPNGPLDHDLFLYCARDTVKLLRNHPSLALWVGVNEQTPPDDINKALTNDLKLHPFFLKVNENDRLNEEKALTLTDPSQYLDGTRVYIKGSLWEGFADSQGGWTDGPYEIQNPEDFFKDDYYKYGFNPEVGNVGMPVAATIRATMPKEGWAIPLFNELPSGYVEEVANPIWVYHKYIPYSKPGSVHDQILLYGKPKDLDDFCLKAQLVNYVQYRALLEGWTSRMWTKYTGVLIWKTQNPWTGLRGQFYDHLHDQTAGFYGCRHAAEPVHVQLNLATYFIEVVNTTSNELADVSIEVSVWDLDGTCPYYKMSENFSVPSKKTLPITEMKYPKSKTPKAVYFLLLKLYNKADSTIISRNFYWLHLPGGDYKLLESYRQKKVPIKTTSEISISGSTYNVRVHNHYRGFDSSSTSSEMEKESGLMKKLYNRFCKEDDNVRVSEINGADVGVAFFLNFSVHGSNRDHKKGEDTRILPVHYSDNYFSLVPGEKMVVIISFDVPKGVTPRITLHGWNYDSAHTVH